The proteins below are encoded in one region of Aspergillus nidulans FGSC A4 chromosome III:
- a CDS encoding uncharacterized protein (transcript_id=CADANIAT00006346): protein MSVASIPDTSLGLTSSEIQILRQQQQIALQGAHTGNGASRGRGTGRTSNSSSRAASAASSHGRLLLDPMSLRALSHQLDGLQQQIQNRLEHLEEQMQLSIQNSYDRAGNVIRNADAEIARTRSILSSIDDLENELAKIGHIREIVRAYRGRIEGLDQRLDQAARRRR, encoded by the exons ATGTCCGTAGCCTCGATTCCCGACACCTCGCTTGGCCTCACCTCCTCCgagatccagattctccgtcaacaacagcagatTGCTCTGCAGGGCGCTCACACTGGCAATGGGGCTTCCAGGGGCAGAGGTACTGGACGTACAAGCAACTCCAGCTCGCGCGCTGCCAGTGCCGCCAGCAGTCACGGTCGATTGCTGCTGGACCCAATGAGCCTCCGGGCACTTTCGCATCAGTTGGACGGGTTACAACAACAGATTCAGAATCGCCTCGAACAC CTGGAGGAACAAATGCAACTGTCTATCCAAAACAGCTATGACCGCGCCGGAAACGTGATCCGCAATGCTGACGCTGAGATTGCCCGTACACGTTCGATATTGTCGTCAATTGATGATCTGGAGAACGAACTTGCAAAGATCGGACACATTAGAGAGATCGTGAGGGCCTATCGTGGCCGAATAGAAGGCTTAGACCAACGTCTTGATCAAGCTGCccgccgccgacgatga